The sequence TACGCCGACCGCAAGGGGATCCCGCTGGCGGCCTTCCTTGGCCCGGAGGAGATCGCGGCGGGGACGGTGAACCTGCGGGTCATGGCGAGCGGCGAGCAGTTCACCGTGCCGGTCGGGGAGGCGGTCGACACGATTGATCGCCTGCGGGTGCGGGAGCGCGACAGTGACGGTGCTGCTGGGGAATAGCGGCGCGCCGCGCTGGTACCAGGGCGGGCCGGAGCGGCTGACGGCCTACCTGGAGCGACTGCGCACCTGGGGCGCGACTGCTACGGAGGTGGTCCTGCACCACGGCCCGGCGGACGAGCGCACCGCGCGTGTCCACCTCCTTGACCAGGATTGGGAGCGTGTCCTCCGGTGCTACCGGGATGCCGGGATTGCCGTGCAGGTGCATGTCTCTCTCGACCCGCGCTTCGCGACCCAGCGCTGGCTCGACGAGTAGGAGGCGCTGGCGCGCGAGTACGAGCCAATCCTGGGGGTGGTGCGCGACCTGGCTGCCGAGCAGGGCCGGGCGGTGGTCGTGCTTCACGGGGCGGCTGATCCGGCCCGCAGCTACGAGGAAAACCGGCGAGCCACCGTTGGGTTGCTGGCGTGGCTGGCAGAGGCAGCGGAGCGAATGCCGGGCGAGGTGCTGGTCGGCCTGGAGTTGGGTGCGATGAAGCCGGACCGGCCTGCTGCGACCGCCCGGTCGCGCGCTGACGTGCTGGCGCTGGTGCAGGCGGTGGATTCGCCCCGCGTCGGTATCTGCTGGGACCTGGCGCACGACTGCGAGAACGCCGCCCACGAGCCGGGCTGGACGCCCGTGCCGAGCGCCGAGTTCCTCGACCGGGTGGTCCATGTTCACGTACACGACCTGGGAGATGACGGCGCCTCGCATTACCCGCCACTGCTGGGGCGTGTGCCCATCGCCGAGCAGCTTGGGGCGCTGGCTGCCCGCCGTCCCCTGCCATCGATCATCATGGAAGTGCGCTGGCGCTGTGCGGCGCGGTTAGGCGACCCGTGGGATCTGCTCGGTGAGAGTTACCGGCGCGTCGGTGCGACCGTCGCGGAGTTGACCCGGCGCTAGGCGGTCCGGGTCGGTTCCCCGCTCGTCGTCATCGAGTGCGGGCGGGGGTCTCCTCGTCGACCGGTGCCGCTTCGGGAACGCGGCCGTTGGCGGTCAGCGTCGGGTGCCCCTGGGGAGCGCGTGCGGGACACGTTCCGAGGATCTTGCCGTACACGGCGAGCAGCTCGTGGACACGGGTGCGCCAGGAGAGGTGCGCGATCGCGCGCTCACGCAGGCGAACGCCGCGCGCTACTGCCTGCTCCGGCCGCTCCAGCAGCCAGAGGATCCGATCGGCGAAGGCGGCCGCGTCGCCGAGGGGTGCGTAGACCCCTAGGTCACCCAGGATCTCCCGGTTGGCGGGAGCGTCGAAGGCGACGACCGGCAGGCCCATCGCCATGTAGTTGTAGAGCTTGCCGTTCCCCTCGGTCAGCGACATCTTCGGTGCGACGGCCACCTCGCCGAGCGCCAGATAGCGGGGAGCCTCGGCATAGGGAATGCGGCCCGGGAAGCTCATATGACGCCCGAGCCCGAGACTCTCCGCCTTGAGGCGATAACGCTCGTTGCCAGGAAACCCCATGACCAGGAAGAACGCGTTCGGCTCGTGCGTTAGCACCCGTTGGGCGGCCTCCAGGAGGAGGTCGGCGCCCTGGTAGGGGGCGAGCAGGCCGAGGTAGACGATCACACGGGCCGACTCCGGGATGCCGAAGAGCTGGCGGAGTTCCGCGCGCTCCGCGTCGGTGACGGCCGCGGGAGAAAAGCGGTCGGTGTCGACCGCATCCAGCACCGTCGTCACGCGTTCGGGCGGGTAGCCGCGTTTGAGGAGGCGGGAGCGTGCGTTGTCGGTGCTGGCGATGATATGGTCTGGCAGGCGGTCGATCAGGTGTTCCAACCGGCGGACAGCGGCCTGGACGCGCCCGTTGCGGCGCAAGAAGCCGTGGTCGAGCATTTCCTCGGTGAGGCTGCCCTGGTAGTCGAACACCAGAGGGCGACGGATCAGCCGGGCCAGGACGCCGCCGATGAGGGCACCCTCGTGGAGGTGGGCGTGGATCAGGTCGGGCCGGATGCGCAGGGCCGTGCGCAGGACCTCCAGCGAGAGGACGGCGTCGAGGTACAACTTGTGGCGCGAGGAGCCGACGACGATCCGCTTGCGCCAGGGGACATCGAGCGAGCGGCGGATGTCAAGCCCGGGCACGTCGTTGCCGTTGTGGTAGGTGCAGATGGTGACCTGGTGGCCCAGCTCCAGGAGCGCACGCGTCTCCTCGTAGATGCGGACGTGGCAGCCGTAGTCGGCGAAGAAGGACGTAGGGGCGATCATCAGCACCCGGAGCGGACGAGTTAGTTTGCCCGGGATTGGTGACACGCGTGACATCCCTCCCTTCCCTGCGTGCCATTGTACGCGCCTGGGGCGCCCGGCGTCGTGGGCGGTCCCCCAGAACGAACGCCGGGAGGTGCGGGTGGTCGCGCGCGTGGATGGCTTGACGGCAGCGGCGCTTGCGCGGATAGTCACGCGCAACAGGCCGCAAGCCGAATGACGAAAGGGTGTGTGGGGTTCACGTATGAGTGCGGAAGAGCACCAGCGGGTCATGGTCGTTGTCGCCCATCCGGACGACATGGAGTTCAGCTCGGCGGGCACCGTCGCCAAGTTCATCCGTGAGGGGCGCGAGGTGGTACTGGTTCAGTGCACCTCGGGCGACAAAGGGACCGCACGCCGGGATATTACGTCTGAGGAGCTGGCCGCGCTGCGGGAAGAGGAGGAACGCGAGGCGTGCCGGCGCCTGGGCGTTCAGCACGTTGAGTTCCTGCGGCTGGGCGATGGGGAGTTGATGCCCGACCTCAATTTCCGTGAGAAGATCGTGCGCCAGATCCGGAGGCACCGGCCGGACATCGTCATCACTCACGACCCGTTCCGGCCCTACGCGCTTCACCCGGACCACCGGGCGGTCGGGATCACGACGGTCGACTCGGTCTATCCCACGGCACGCGATCCACTCTACTTCCCCGAGCATCTGGACGAAGGCCTTGAGCCGCACAAGGTCGCGGAACTCTGGCTCTTCGGCGCCGAGTACCCCGACACCTACATCGATATCAGCGACACGTTCGAGGCCAAGATCCACGCGCTCCGGGCTCACGTCAGCCAGGTTGGGGAGGCAAAGGACCTTGAGGAGCGCATACGGCAGCGTGCCGCCGAGGTCGGGGAGCCGCAGGGCATCGCGCTGGCCGAGGCGTTCAAGGTGATCAAGATGCGCCGGTGAGCGGCAGCTCGGCGGCGCCGAGATCCGAAACCATTTCGTTGCGAATGTGTGCCGACCCTGTTATCGTAGAATGCAACTAGAACATCGCGTCAGGGCAGGCGACCGGCCGCCGTCCCCGGCGGCCGCGGGTTGGTCACCCGCCCGCGTCGTGCGGAAGGAATGCTGATGGCCGTACCACTTACCGTTACCCCGCCGGTCACTGACGAGCGGGCGATCCCGCGTTTCGGGGAGCGTCTGACCCGTGATGCCTACGGTCGGCCGATGACCTACCTGCGGATCTCCCTGACCGACCGCTGCAACCTGCGCTGCGTCTACTGTATGCCCGCCATCGGGGCCAAGTTCGCCCCGCGCGACGAGCTGCTGACGGACGAGGAGATCATCACCGTCGTCCGCGCTGCGGCGAAGATCGGCTTCTCCAAGATCCGGTTGACCGGCGGCGAGCCGACGGTCCGCCCGCATGTGGTCGACATCGTGCGCGAGATCGCGAACACGCCGGGTATCGACGATGTGTCGATGACCACGAACGGGCTGCTCCTGGCGCGGTTGGCAGAGGATCTCAAGGCCGCCGGGCTCCGGCGCGTCAACGTTAGCATCGATACCCTCAAGCCGGACCGCTTCACCCGCATCACGCGCGGCGGGAAGATCGAGAAGGTGTGGGCGGGCATCGAAGCGGCAGAGGCGGCGGGGCTGACCCCGATCAAGTTGAACGCCGTCGTCGTGCGTGGGCAGAACGACGACGAGGTGGCCGACCTGGCCGCGCTCACGATCGACCGCCCCTGGCAGATGCGCTTCATCGAGGTGATGCCGCTCGAAGGCGTGGGGGACGTGCACGACTCGGGTCTGGTGACGACCGCCGAGACCATGGACCTGATCGAGCAGGTGCACGGCCCGCTGGAGGGACTGGAAGCGCCGCCCGGCGATCCGGCCCGCATCTACCGTATTCAGGGGGCGAAGGGCACCATCGGGTTCATCAGCCCGGTGAGCCAGCCGTTCTGCGCGTTCTGCAACCGCATCCGCCTGACGGCAGACGGCAAGTTGCGCCTCTGCCTGCTGCGGAACGACGAGGTGGACGTGCGGGACATCCTGCGCAGCGGCGGCACCGAGGAGGACCTCATCGAGCAGATCCGCTTCGGCGTCTGGCGCAAGCCCTGGGGCCACGGCCTGGCCGAGGGCGACCGCAACACCGGCCGGGGGATGAGCCAGATCGGCGGGTAGCGGTGTGATGCGTCATGCGTCACCCGTCATACGTCATGCCTGTGTCCTGCTCCGTACTGCGTCTTGCGTGAGGCGTGATGCGTGACGGATGACGCATGACGCGTGACGGATGACGGAGGACGCATGGGCGCGAATCTGGTGCGGGAGAAGCTGGCGCAGGCGACGGAGATCCTCGACGAGCTCGACATCGACCTCTGGCTCGTCGTGGCGCGGGAGAGTGACACGCTCGGTGACCCGAGCCTGCCGCTGGTGGTCGGTACCAGCGTCACCTGGGAGTCCGCCTTCTTAATCTCTCGCACCGGACGGCACCGCGCCATCGTCGGCACGGGCGATGTCGAGAACATCAAGCAGACCGGTGCCTGGGACGATGTGGTCGGCTATGTCGAGGGGATCAGCGATCCGCTGCGGCAGGCTATCGCCGAGTACGATCCCAACCGGATCGCCCTGAATTTCTCCAAGGACAACAACATCGCCGACGGGCTGACCTACGGGATGTACCTGGTGCTCCAGGACATTCTGGGCGATACCCCGTACTGGAGCCGGGTGGTGTCGGGGGAGCCGGTCGCCTCCCGCGTGCGCAGCCGCAAGTCGCCGGAGGAGCAGCGACGCATTCGGGCTGCCGTGGCGACCACGGTCGAGATCTGGGAGGAGCTGCGGCAGTGGTTGCGGCCGGGGCTGAGCGAGCGCGAGATCGCTGCCTTCATGCACGAGCGGGTGGCGGCGCGCGGGCTGACGACGGCGTGGGACCCGCGCTACTGCCCGACCGTCACCGCGGGCCCCGATTCCCCGGTCGGCCACGTGGGGCCAACGGACATCGCGGTCGAGCCGGGGCACCTGCTGTCGCTCGACTTCGGCGTCCGCCAGGAGGAGTACACCTCGGACCTGCAACGCACCTTCTACTTCCTGCGGCCGGGTGAGACGTCGGCGCCGCCCGAGGTCGAGCGAGCGTTCGGTATCATCTCGGGGGCTATCCAGGCTGCGGCGGAGGCGCTGAAGCCGGGCGTGCAGGGCTGGGAAGTGGACCAGGTCGCGCGGGACATCTTCGCCCGGGAGGGCGTGCCTCCGTGGGAGTTCGGCCTGGGGCACCAAGTGGGGCGTGCCGTCCATGACGGGGGCTGCCTGCTCGGGCCGCGGTGGGAGCGCTACGGCCAGCGGCCCTACGACCGGGTGGAGAAGGATCAGGTCTACACACTTGAGATCGGCATGACCGTGCCGGGTTATGGCCGCGTCAACCTGGAGGAGGACGTGGTCGTCACCGCAGATGGCTGCGAGTTCTTGACGCCGCCGCAGCGGGAGCCGATCTTGATCGGGTAGGAGCGAGCCGGCAGGGGAGGGGATCATGACGACGCTGGGGGAAATTCGAGAGCGGGCGGCGGCTTATCAGCAGGACTACATGCGCGACCTGGAGCGCATCGTCAACATCGACAGCGGCACCTTCGACAAGGAGGGTGTCGACCGGGCAGGGGGATTCCTGCGCGACCTCCTCGCCGGGATCGGCTGCGAGATCGCCGTCCATCCAAACAGCGACCTGGGCGACAACTTCACCGCGACCCTGCGCGGGTCGGGCTCCCGCCGGCTGATGCTGCTCGGCCACTTCGACACCGTCTACCCGGCGGGGACCGTCGCCGAGCGACCGTTCACTGTGCGTGACGGGCGCGGCTACGGTCCGGCGACGATGGACATGAAGGGCGGCCTGATCCTCGGCTACTACGCCCTGCGCATCCTGCGCGACCTCGGCTTTGACGACTTCGCTGAGATTACCTTCGTCGCCAACTCGGACGAGGAGATCGGCTCACCGACCTCGCGGGCGCTGATCGAGTCGGAAGCCCAGCGGATGGACGCGGTCTTCGTGCTCGAGCCGGGCCGAGCGAACGGCGGGGTGCTGGCAACCCGCAAGGGCGTCGGCATGTACGAGCTGGTCGTGCATGGGCGCGCGGCGCATGCCGGTGCCGCACCGCATGAGGGGCGGAGCGCGAACCTCGAACTCGCGCACAAGATCATCGCGCTCCATGAGCTGAACAACCCGGATACCGGTACAACAGTCTCCGCCAACGTGATGCGCGGCGGGTCCCGGCGCAACGTCATCTCGGACCACGCGTCGGTCGAGGTGGACGTCCGCGTGCCGACGCGGACCGAGGCGGAGCGCGTGCACGCGGCGATCACCGAGATTGCCGCGCGGCAGTGGGTTCCGGACACCGAGACGATCCTCACCGGCGGGCTCAACCGGCCGCCGATGGAGAAGGTCCCCGGAACGGACGCCCTACTCAACCTGGCTCGGGAGATCGTCGAAGGGCTGGGCTTCCAGTACCAGGAGTTGACGAGTGGCGGCGGCAGCGACGGGAACTTTACGGCGGCGATCGGCGTGCCGACGCTCGACTCGCTCGGGCCGGTGGGGCAGAACGCCCACAGCGTCGATGAGTGGGTGGATCTGACGACGGTGCCGGAGCGGCTGACGCTCGTCACCGCGCTCCTGATGCGTGCTCCGAAGCGGCCATGACGGCGACGCTCCCCCGGCGCGACCGACGCGCCTTCCTTCCAGCCTTCCCCCACGTGCGAGGGACGCTGCCGCGCCCGCTGGCGACATCGTTGGTGGTCGCCGCGGCGGTGCTCCTCGCGGCGGCCGTCGGCTGGTTTTCCGTAGTGCAGGGGCCGATCCCCGCGGCCGCGATCGTGGCCGGGCTGGTCGCGGCCGTGGTCGTACTGAGCGACCCGCGCGCCGGGATCTGGGCGGTGGTGGGGGTCATGACCCTGCTGCCCTTCGCGGTCATTCCGGTGCGGGTCGGCCTCACGCTCACGCTGTTCGAGGCGGCGGCGCTGGGGACGCTCGGGGTGTGGGCGCTGCGGGTCATGCTCCGGCGGGACGAGCGGATCGTCTCGAACACCCCGGCCGCGCTGATCGTGCTCCTCCTCGCCTTCACGCTGTTCGCCTTCCTGCTCGGGGTGCACAACGCCTACAGCTCGCAGACCTTCCACGACTACGGCAAGTTCGTGCTCGCGGTCCTGCTCGTCTTTGTCGTGTGGAACACGACGCGCACGCTGGACGATGCGCGCCGCCTCACCACGGTGCTGCTGCTGGGCACGGGCGCGGCGGCGGCGCTGGGCCTGGTGCTGTACGCAGGGGGGCCGGGACTGACGCTGCGGGTTCTCTCCCGCCTGATCCCCTACGGCTACCCGTCGACTCGCATCGTGCGCTTCGTTGAGGACGACCCGTCCAGGCCGATGCGCCTGATCTCGACCTCGGTCGACCCCAACTCCTTCGGTGGACTGCTGGCCGTCGTCTTCGTCCTCGCCTGCGCGGCGGCAATTGCACGGCAGCGGCTGCTGCCCCGCTGGTTGACCGGACCAGTCATCCTGCTGACGGGGATGGCGATGTTGCTGACCCAGTCGCGCGGGGCATGGGTGGGCGCGGCGGCGGGGCTGGCCGTCCTGACCCTGCTCCGCTACCGCTGGCTGATCGTGCCCGGCGGTGTGCTTGCGGCGGCGGTGCTCGGTCTCGGGCTCGGGAGCAGTTTCATCCACCGGCTTTACCTGGGCCTGACGCTCCAGGACCAGGCGACCAAGTTGCGACTGGCCGAATACCGCAACGCCATTGCGATCATCCGCGAGCACCCATTCTTCGGCGTCGGCTTTGGCGAGGCACCGTCGATCACGCTGCAGACGGGCGTGTCGAGCATCTACCTGACGATCGCCGAGCGGACCGGGCTGCTGGGGCTGGCGGTCTTCCTGTTCGCGGTCGGTGCCGTGGCGCTGGCGGGGTTCCGCTTCTGGCGGCACCAGCGGGATACGGCTGCCGGCGACCTCGCGCTCGGCTTGCTCGCCGCGCTGGCGACGGCGCTGACGGTCGGCGTCTTCGACCACTACTTCTTCAACATCACCTTCCCGCACATGGTCGCGCTCTTCTGGATGATCTGCGGGTTGATCCTGGCACTCGCGTACCCATCACGATTGCGCCGGTGGGCTGGAGCGTAGCCCGCAGGGACGCTGCGAGCCGGTCGGCGGCTCACTCGCCCAGGGGATGATCGATGATCTCTTCGAGGGGCTGTGCCGCACCTGCTGCCAGGACGGCCTTGAAGGTCGCCTCGCCGAGAGCCGCGCGGGCGCGGGTGGCTGCACGCGTCAGTTCTGCCCGATCGATCTGGAGCGGTGAGCGGCCGACCGCTGCCCGGAGTGCGCCGGCCGCACCGAGGAGCCGTGCGGCCTGCTCTGGGTCGCGGCCCCGCGCCAGTGTCACGGCCATCCCCTCCAGACAGTCCGCGATCCCCGGGCGCGAGCCGTTCTGATGGTAGATTTCCAGGCTCTCCTGGTAGGCGAACAACGCACGGTCGATGTCGCCCAGGCGGTCGGCCAGACGCCCGTGTTGCACGAGCGCCAGCGCGATGCCGCGCCGGTTGCGGTGGGCGCGCGCCAAGCTCAGGCTTTCCGCGAAACACGTCCTGGCCGCTTCGGTCGCCCCGAGTTCCAGGTGCGCGTACCCGAGCTGGCAGAGGACGATGTGCAGGTTCAACTGGTCGTCCTCGGCGCGGACGAGGTGACATGCCTCCTCGAAGGCGTCGCGGGCTGCCGCGTAGTCCGACTCGGCCAGGGCGACGTCACCCAGCCCGGCGTGCGCCATCGCGACGCCCCACGGGTCAGCGTTGGCCCGGCTGCGCTCCAGGCTCTCCTGGTAGTCCTGGCGAGCCGCGGCGAGGCGACCCTGACGCACGGCGATGTGGCCGAGTTGGGTGAGCGTCCCGGCGACGAGGTGCGGA is a genomic window of Sphaerobacter thermophilus DSM 20745 containing:
- a CDS encoding glycosyltransferase family 4 protein, giving the protein MSRVSPIPGKLTRPLRVLMIAPTSFFADYGCHVRIYEETRALLELGHQVTICTYHNGNDVPGLDIRRSLDVPWRKRIVVGSSRHKLYLDAVLSLEVLRTALRIRPDLIHAHLHEGALIGGVLARLIRRPLVFDYQGSLTEEMLDHGFLRRNGRVQAAVRRLEHLIDRLPDHIIASTDNARSRLLKRGYPPERVTTVLDAVDTDRFSPAAVTDAERAELRQLFGIPESARVIVYLGLLAPYQGADLLLEAAQRVLTHEPNAFFLVMGFPGNERYRLKAESLGLGRHMSFPGRIPYAEAPRYLALGEVAVAPKMSLTEGNGKLYNYMAMGLPVVAFDAPANREILGDLGVYAPLGDAAAFADRILWLLERPEQAVARGVRLRERAIAHLSWRTRVHELLAVYGKILGTCPARAPQGHPTLTANGRVPEAAPVDEETPARTR
- a CDS encoding PIG-L deacetylase family protein — encoded protein: MSAEEHQRVMVVVAHPDDMEFSSAGTVAKFIREGREVVLVQCTSGDKGTARRDITSEELAALREEEEREACRRLGVQHVEFLRLGDGELMPDLNFREKIVRQIRRHRPDIVITHDPFRPYALHPDHRAVGITTVDSVYPTARDPLYFPEHLDEGLEPHKVAELWLFGAEYPDTYIDISDTFEAKIHALRAHVSQVGEAKDLEERIRQRAAEVGEPQGIALAEAFKVIKMRR
- the moaA gene encoding GTP 3',8-cyclase MoaA codes for the protein MAVPLTVTPPVTDERAIPRFGERLTRDAYGRPMTYLRISLTDRCNLRCVYCMPAIGAKFAPRDELLTDEEIITVVRAAAKIGFSKIRLTGGEPTVRPHVVDIVREIANTPGIDDVSMTTNGLLLARLAEDLKAAGLRRVNVSIDTLKPDRFTRITRGGKIEKVWAGIEAAEAAGLTPIKLNAVVVRGQNDDEVADLAALTIDRPWQMRFIEVMPLEGVGDVHDSGLVTTAETMDLIEQVHGPLEGLEAPPGDPARIYRIQGAKGTIGFISPVSQPFCAFCNRIRLTADGKLRLCLLRNDEVDVRDILRSGGTEEDLIEQIRFGVWRKPWGHGLAEGDRNTGRGMSQIGG
- a CDS encoding M20 family metallopeptidase; translated protein: MTTLGEIRERAAAYQQDYMRDLERIVNIDSGTFDKEGVDRAGGFLRDLLAGIGCEIAVHPNSDLGDNFTATLRGSGSRRLMLLGHFDTVYPAGTVAERPFTVRDGRGYGPATMDMKGGLILGYYALRILRDLGFDDFAEITFVANSDEEIGSPTSRALIESEAQRMDAVFVLEPGRANGGVLATRKGVGMYELVVHGRAAHAGAAPHEGRSANLELAHKIIALHELNNPDTGTTVSANVMRGGSRRNVISDHASVEVDVRVPTRTEAERVHAAITEIAARQWVPDTETILTGGLNRPPMEKVPGTDALLNLAREIVEGLGFQYQELTSGGGSDGNFTAAIGVPTLDSLGPVGQNAHSVDEWVDLTTVPERLTLVTALLMRAPKRP
- a CDS encoding O-antigen ligase family protein; this translates as MTATLPRRDRRAFLPAFPHVRGTLPRPLATSLVVAAAVLLAAAVGWFSVVQGPIPAAAIVAGLVAAVVVLSDPRAGIWAVVGVMTLLPFAVIPVRVGLTLTLFEAAALGTLGVWALRVMLRRDERIVSNTPAALIVLLLAFTLFAFLLGVHNAYSSQTFHDYGKFVLAVLLVFVVWNTTRTLDDARRLTTVLLLGTGAAAALGLVLYAGGPGLTLRVLSRLIPYGYPSTRIVRFVEDDPSRPMRLISTSVDPNSFGGLLAVVFVLACAAAIARQRLLPRWLTGPVILLTGMAMLLTQSRGAWVGAAAGLAVLTLLRYRWLIVPGGVLAAAVLGLGLGSSFIHRLYLGLTLQDQATKLRLAEYRNAIAIIREHPFFGVGFGEAPSITLQTGVSSIYLTIAERTGLLGLAVFLFAVGAVALAGFRFWRHQRDTAAGDLALGLLAALATALTVGVFDHYFFNITFPHMVALFWMICGLILALAYPSRLRRWAGA
- a CDS encoding M24 family metallopeptidase; translation: MGANLVREKLAQATEILDELDIDLWLVVARESDTLGDPSLPLVVGTSVTWESAFLISRTGRHRAIVGTGDVENIKQTGAWDDVVGYVEGISDPLRQAIAEYDPNRIALNFSKDNNIADGLTYGMYLVLQDILGDTPYWSRVVSGEPVASRVRSRKSPEEQRRIRAAVATTVEIWEELRQWLRPGLSEREIAAFMHERVAARGLTTAWDPRYCPTVTAGPDSPVGHVGPTDIAVEPGHLLSLDFGVRQEEYTSDLQRTFYFLRPGETSAPPEVERAFGIISGAIQAAAEALKPGVQGWEVDQVARDIFAREGVPPWEFGLGHQVGRAVHDGGCLLGPRWERYGQRPYDRVEKDQVYTLEIGMTVPGYGRVNLEEDVVVTADGCEFLTPPQREPILIG
- a CDS encoding sugar phosphate isomerase/epimerase family protein codes for the protein MVRDLAAEQGRAVVVLHGAADPARSYEENRRATVGLLAWLAEAAERMPGEVLVGLELGAMKPDRPAATARSRADVLALVQAVDSPRVGICWDLAHDCENAAHEPGWTPVPSAEFLDRVVHVHVHDLGDDGASHYPPLLGRVPIAEQLGALAARRPLPSIIMEVRWRCAARLGDPWDLLGESYRRVGATVAELTRR